The proteins below are encoded in one region of Papio anubis isolate 15944 chromosome 19, Panubis1.0, whole genome shotgun sequence:
- the ZNF516-DT gene encoding putative uncharacterized protein C18orf65, translating into MRVPPAGTWALRPSWTEIGTPLRGSQAPGHIVLLLLVITPQWRWIPSKTPNVAPRSSQRCNPGGYLRGGVSLCASHARPAALPNLGRLQKKLLQTRCKGRRLCPNAGAQPRGHSACVMFWGGGVGGGGRGASGRKTGRTSAMKDPRVLKCKLRVTDDLH; encoded by the exons ATGCGGGTCCCGCCGGCGGGCACCTGGGCATTGCGCCCCAGCTGGACTGAAATTGGGACACCCCTTCGGGGGTCCCAG gctcctggCCATATTGTTCTCCTTCTCCTCGTGATAACTCCGCAGTGGAGGTGGATTCCGTCCAAGACGCCCAACGTGGCTCCGCGCAGCAGTCAGCGCTGCAATCCTGGCGGTTACCTCCGCGGCGGCGTCTCCCTTTGCGCCTCACACGCGCGGCCCGCGGCCCTCCCCAACTTAGGGCGTTTACAAAAGAAACTACTCCAGACGCGCTGCAAAGGGAGGCGCTTGTGCCCGAATGCTGGAGCTCAGCCGCGGGGCCATTCTGCATGTGTGATGTTTTGGGGCGGGGGTgtcgggggcggggggcggggggcgtcAGGCAGAAAGACAGGGAGAACCTCTGCGATGAAGGATCCGCGAGTCCTAAAATGTAAGCTCCGTGTGACTGACGATCTGCACTGA